In a single window of the Platichthys flesus chromosome 5, fPlaFle2.1, whole genome shotgun sequence genome:
- the LOC133953898 gene encoding sialic acid synthase-like produces the protein MPLQFELCPGRMIGGSHPCFIIAEIGQNHQGDIEIAKKMIKMAKDCGADCAKFQKSELVHKFSKRALERPYKSIHSWGKTYGEHKRHLEFSHDQYMELKKHAEEVGIFFTASGMDEMAVEFLDELEVPFFKVASCDANNFPYLEKTAKKGRPMVVSTGMQSMETVRRVYQTVKEHNQNFTILQCTSTYPLDPKDVNLSVITEYQREFPDVPIGYSGHEQGIYITLAAVAMGAKVVERHVTLDKTWKGNDHEASLEPSELKELVRAIRLLEVAMGSPTKQMLPCEKNCHDKLGKSLVAKVAIPKGTALSLDMFAVKVGEPKGISPETMQQLVGKKLNVDVEADDSILANMIE, from the exons ATGCCTCTGCAGTTTGAGCTGTGTCCCGGCAGGATGATCGGGGGCTCCCATCCCTGCTTCATCATCGCTGAGATTGGACAAAACCACCAGGGAGACATTGAGATTGCAAAGAAAATGATCAAGATGGCAAAG GACTGTGGTGCTGACTGTGCTAAGTTCCAGAAAAGTGAATTGGTTCACAAATTCAGCAAGCGAGCCTTGGAGCGCCCCTACAAGTCGATCCACTCCTGGGGCAAAACCTACGGGGAGCACAAGCGTCACTTGGAGTTCAGCCACGACCAGTACATGGAGCTGAAGAAGCATGCAGAAGAAGTTGGCATCTTCTTCACAGCCTCTGGCATGGATGAG ATGGCCGTGGAGTTCCTCGATGAGCTGGAGGTTCCTTTCTTCAAAGTTGCCTCCTGCGACGCAAACAACTTCCCCTATTTGGAGAAAACTGCCAAAAAAG GACGTCCAATGGTGGTGTCCACCGGGATGCAGTCCATGGAGACGGTGCGTCGCGTCTACCAGACAGTGAAGGAGCATAACCAGAACTTCACCATTCTGCAGTGCACCAGCACCTACCCTCTGGACCCTAAAGACGTCAACCTCAGTGTGATCACG GAATACCAGAGGGAATTTCCAGATGTTCCCATCGGATATTCTGGACATGAGCAGGGGATCTACATCACTTTGGCCGCGGTGGCGATGGGAGCAAAGGTCGTGGAACGCCACGTGACCCTGGATAAGACCTGGAAGGGAAATGACCACGAGGCATCCCTGGAGCCATCGGAGCTGAAAGAGCTGGTCCGAGCCATTCGTCTGCTGGAGGTGGCGATGGGATCACCCACCAAGCAAATGTTACCCTGTGAGAAGAACTGCCACGATAAG TTGGGTAAGTCGTTGGTGGCCAAGGTGGCCATCCCCAAAGGCACGGCACTGAGCCTGGACATGTTTGCGGTGAAGGTCGGCGAGCCAAAGGGCATCTCCCCTGAGACCATGCAGCAGCTGGTGGGCAAGAAGCTCAACGTGGACGTGGAGGCGGACGACAGCATCTTGGCCAACATGATCGAGTAA